The following are encoded together in the Adhaeribacter arboris genome:
- a CDS encoding TonB-dependent receptor produces MIRCSWLLFLLICLLGYSNGVLGQQQADTLFTGSFTKTPFAEFVQQVEAKTSYHFFFSPATVDSLFVTLQVQEQYLPELLPQIFRNTPVQFAIDNQYRVFITKDTAIQTTLRSDFFEPATDSTISTVSPILAITASNPRSIRSRNTLETKLFEIGSGRATSVNSKANLAGYVRNLKTGEPITGASVYIQPPLIGVKSDQFGYYSLTLPVGRHELLIKSVGQKSTRRQIQITADGKLNIDLEEEVTTLKEVVVEAQKDKNVTGLQMGREQLDIKTIRQIPTAFGETDILRVVLTLPGVKSVGEGSTGFNVRGGATDQNLILFNGATIYNPAHLFGFFSAFNPDILKSVELYKSAIPAAYGGRLSSVLEIATRDGNKKQFSGSGGIGLLTSRLTLEGPIIKDKSAFLISGRSTYSDWLLQQLPNKTLRESAAAFYDVNVHLSHEANENNTFYVTAYTSRDKFKLGADTLYQYTNQSISTKWKHIFTNQLYGVVTGSLSRYSYNIESQRNPVNSSRLTYGVNQANLQVDLNYFRNETHTFNYGLSSIFYTVTPGKLQPLGFESLITLDALQEEKAIESAVYASDQITISPRLSVYLGLRYSLYQALGPRQVNQYVPGVPRTEKTITDTIFYQAGQSIAHYQGPEYRISAKYSLTDYSSLKVSYNRMRQYIHMLSNTASMSPADVWKLSDAYIRPQIGDQLAIGYYHNLKSNSIETSVEAYFKNMHDFVDYKSGATIILNHHLETDVVNAEGKAYGIELMVKKLTGKLNGWFSYTYARSLVRVNVGTPADQINNGKYYPSNFDKPHDFTLISNYRFNQRVSTSLNFTYNTGRPITLPLAKYYLRDTPRIFYSNRNEYRVPDYYRADFAVNLEGNHKIKKLAHSSWTFAVYNLTGRKNPFSIYFKSESNQIKGYQLAIFGQPIPTVTYNFRF; encoded by the coding sequence ATGATTAGATGCTCCTGGTTACTATTCCTACTAATTTGCCTGCTAGGTTACAGCAATGGTGTTTTAGGTCAGCAGCAAGCCGATACTCTCTTTACCGGAAGTTTTACTAAAACACCTTTTGCTGAGTTTGTACAACAAGTAGAGGCGAAAACCAGTTACCATTTTTTCTTTTCTCCGGCTACTGTTGATAGCCTTTTTGTCACCCTCCAAGTTCAAGAGCAATACTTGCCCGAGCTTTTGCCGCAAATATTCCGGAATACGCCCGTTCAATTCGCGATAGATAATCAGTACCGGGTATTTATTACGAAAGACACGGCCATTCAAACAACTTTACGATCTGATTTTTTTGAACCAGCTACCGATAGCACCATTTCCACGGTATCGCCAATCCTTGCAATTACCGCCTCGAATCCTCGTTCCATTCGGTCGCGGAACACGCTGGAAACAAAATTATTTGAAATTGGCTCGGGGCGGGCCACTTCCGTTAACAGTAAAGCAAACTTGGCCGGCTACGTGCGCAACCTAAAAACCGGTGAACCCATTACGGGGGCTTCAGTTTACATACAACCGCCCCTCATTGGGGTAAAATCCGACCAATTTGGGTATTACTCTTTAACCTTGCCGGTTGGGCGCCACGAACTCCTGATTAAATCCGTGGGGCAGAAAAGCACCCGCCGCCAAATTCAAATTACTGCCGACGGCAAATTAAACATCGACTTAGAAGAAGAGGTAACTACTTTAAAAGAAGTGGTTGTAGAAGCCCAAAAAGATAAAAATGTAACGGGTTTACAAATGGGCCGGGAACAACTGGATATTAAAACCATCCGGCAAATACCAACGGCTTTCGGGGAAACGGATATTTTACGGGTGGTCCTCACCTTACCCGGAGTGAAATCGGTAGGCGAGGGCAGCACCGGTTTTAACGTGCGCGGCGGAGCCACCGACCAAAATTTGATTTTATTTAATGGCGCTACTATCTACAACCCGGCGCATTTGTTTGGTTTCTTTTCGGCCTTTAATCCCGATATTTTAAAATCGGTGGAGTTATACAAAAGCGCGATACCGGCGGCTTACGGAGGAAGGTTGTCTTCGGTATTAGAAATAGCTACCCGCGACGGCAATAAAAAACAATTCTCAGGCTCCGGCGGCATTGGGTTACTAACCAGCCGGCTTACCTTAGAAGGCCCCATAATAAAAGATAAAAGTGCTTTTCTTATCAGTGGCCGTAGTACTTATTCCGATTGGTTATTGCAGCAATTACCCAATAAAACGTTACGGGAGAGTGCGGCGGCTTTTTACGACGTAAACGTTCACCTGAGCCACGAAGCAAACGAGAACAATACCTTTTATGTAACGGCCTACACCAGCCGCGATAAATTTAAACTGGGCGCCGATACCTTATACCAATACACCAACCAAAGTATTAGCACCAAATGGAAGCACATTTTTACTAACCAATTATACGGCGTAGTAACGGGTAGCCTTAGTCGTTATTCTTATAATATCGAAAGTCAACGCAACCCGGTAAACTCCTCCCGGCTTACGTACGGCGTTAACCAGGCGAACCTGCAAGTTGATTTAAATTACTTCCGGAACGAGACGCATACTTTTAATTACGGCCTTAGCTCTATTTTTTATACGGTTACTCCCGGCAAACTACAGCCCTTAGGTTTTGAATCGTTAATTACCCTGGATGCCCTGCAAGAAGAAAAAGCAATAGAAAGTGCCGTTTACGCTTCCGATCAAATAACCATTAGTCCGCGCTTATCGGTTTATTTAGGTTTACGGTACTCGTTGTACCAGGCATTAGGTCCCCGACAGGTGAACCAATACGTACCGGGTGTGCCGCGCACCGAAAAAACAATAACGGATACCATTTTCTACCAAGCGGGCCAAAGTATTGCCCACTACCAAGGTCCGGAGTATCGAATTTCAGCGAAGTATTCTCTAACGGATTACTCTTCCCTGAAGGTAAGTTATAACCGCATGCGGCAGTACATTCACATGCTTTCCAACACGGCGTCTATGTCGCCGGCCGATGTATGGAAATTAAGTGATGCGTATATCCGGCCGCAGATAGGCGATCAACTAGCCATTGGCTACTACCATAATTTAAAATCCAATAGCATTGAAACCTCCGTGGAAGCCTACTTTAAAAACATGCACGATTTCGTGGATTATAAAAGCGGCGCCACCATCATCCTGAATCACCACCTGGAAACGGATGTGGTAAACGCCGAAGGCAAAGCCTACGGGATTGAACTAATGGTAAAGAAATTAACGGGTAAACTAAACGGCTGGTTTAGTTACACCTACGCCCGTTCCCTGGTACGGGTAAATGTAGGCACGCCCGCCGACCAGATTAACAATGGCAAGTATTATCCCAGTAATTTCGATAAACCCCACGATTTTACCTTAATTAGCAATTACCGGTTTAACCAACGCGTGAGTACTTCTTTGAATTTCACCTACAACACGGGCCGGCCCATAACTTTACCGTTGGCTAAATATTACCTGCGCGACACTCCCCGCATTTTTTACTCGAACCGCAATGAGTACCGGGTGCCGGATTATTACCGGGCCGATTTTGCAGTAAACCTGGAAGGAAATCATAAAATAAAGAAACTAGCCCATAGTTCCTGGACCTTTGCTGTATATAACCTGACGGGGCGCAAAAATCCTTTTTCTATTTACTTTAAATCGGAAAGTAACCAGATTAAAGGCTACCAACTAGCTATTTTCGGGCAGCCCATTCCCACTGTTACTTATAATTTCAGATTCTGA
- a CDS encoding DUF4249 domain-containing protein: MRLKKGNFINCFIWLLWLLLSSCVEPYEPKVLRSVSKFLVVDGFINSQGITTIKLARTLNLTDTLNLPEPETKAQVQVEEENGAPYLLTEKNPGTYVSGKQTLHASRRYRLLIQTAAGTKYASAFVSVRPTPEIDSVSWRVESNGLQIYVDTHDPQNNTHYYRWEYENTWEFTPPYNSVLSYVIDTVLIRRDDIYHCWKTEISPRISISNSIKLSQDVIAQYPLLFLPAGSEKLRYRYSILVKQYAQTAEEYQYWEMLQKNTEQIGGLTDPLPSRLTGNIQNLTNPDEPVIGYIGAYSLREKRIFITNEELPQEWVYESGYSDCEEPFPIYLGDNIAAYLKAGKYIPLYPIARPGLIGYYIASQECTDCRLKGTNMKPDFWP; the protein is encoded by the coding sequence ATGCGGTTGAAGAAGGGTAATTTCATCAATTGTTTTATCTGGCTTTTGTGGCTATTATTGAGTAGTTGCGTAGAACCGTACGAACCTAAAGTACTCCGGTCAGTTAGTAAGTTTTTGGTGGTAGATGGTTTTATTAACAGCCAGGGAATAACTACCATTAAACTAGCCCGCACTTTAAATCTGACGGATACATTAAATTTACCCGAGCCGGAAACGAAGGCCCAAGTACAAGTAGAAGAAGAAAACGGAGCGCCATACCTTTTAACGGAAAAAAATCCGGGCACTTATGTTTCCGGCAAACAAACCCTTCACGCCAGCCGCCGATACCGTTTACTTATCCAAACTGCCGCAGGCACAAAATATGCTTCCGCTTTTGTTTCGGTCCGGCCCACCCCCGAGATAGACAGTGTTAGCTGGCGAGTGGAAAGTAATGGGCTACAGATTTATGTAGATACCCACGATCCGCAAAACAATACCCATTATTACCGCTGGGAATACGAAAATACCTGGGAATTTACCCCGCCTTATAATTCCGTTTTGAGCTATGTAATAGATACTGTTTTAATTCGGCGGGATGATATTTACCATTGCTGGAAAACAGAAATATCGCCCAGAATAAGTATTAGTAATTCTATTAAGTTAAGCCAGGATGTAATAGCCCAGTACCCTTTGCTTTTTCTGCCGGCTGGTTCAGAAAAGTTGCGTTACCGGTACAGTATTTTGGTTAAACAATACGCCCAAACTGCGGAAGAATACCAATATTGGGAAATGCTGCAGAAAAATACCGAACAAATTGGGGGACTTACCGATCCGCTGCCTTCGCGGTTAACCGGCAATATTCAAAACCTCACTAACCCCGATGAACCCGTGATTGGTTATATTGGAGCCTACAGCCTTCGCGAAAAAAGAATATTTATTACCAACGAGGAATTACCCCAAGAATGGGTTTATGAATCAGGATACTCCGATTGCGAAGAGCCTTTTCCTATTTATCTTGGTGATAATATAGCGGCTTACCTGAAAGCAGGAAAGTATATTCCTTTGTATCCGATCGCCCGTCCCGGTTTAATCGGGTACTATATTGCCTCTCAAGAATGTACCGATTGCCGCTTGAAAGGCACCAATATGAAGCCTGATTTTTGGCCTTAA
- a CDS encoding GEVED domain-containing protein produces the protein MLLLFFAVSPIPRTSAQTKEWDKTLGGSMSEEFTSIVATADGGYLLGGSSPSGVGGDKSQPSLGNQDYWVVKVNANGNKIWDKTFSSNGNDYLKALTITKDGGYLLGGYSDSSTKSGDKSEDGKGGQDYWIVKLDANGNKVWDKTIGGEENDRLESVQQISDGGYILGGSSYSGVSGDKSEDNKGKPWYTDYWLVKLSVDGTIVWERTIGGWGSDILSLVQQTSDKGYILGGYSNTFSWEETDYNFWVVKLDDKGTKIWDQKYGGTGQDYLCDIETTPDGGYLLGGQSDSGIEEGKSEASKGDYDYWVIKINRDGTKLWDKTIGGDGPDYFQDFITTADGGFLLGGQSSSNEGGDKSEASNSNYDYWIVKITGDGVNIWDKTYGGNGEDYLRAVIATPDRGYLLGGYSTSGISGDKSEAKRGGADYWLVKAKNLDTPYNPYCEPAVVYGCSEFIYINNFSFNNLVNNSSGCNGKTKSYINYSPMGSFTTVLNRGQTYNISLEGDGSNAQSYGVWIDYNNDNDFADTGEFVYKSPSAALGTFSGTITIPTNVTDGLHRMRVSTKYFNTFSGSEWCGSTDYGETEDYTITVAEPLVSSTQWNLRYGGTGNEGFTAIIKTSDGGYLSGGYSPSSISGDKTQGSQGKNDFWIVKTDANGNKLWDKTYGGSDHEYLNRIIQTQDGGYLLAGVSQSGIGGDKTQSNRGDRDYWIVKISSTGVKQWDKRYGGSGYDELKKVLQLPTGEYILAGYSNSPAGGDKSQGSQGGTDFWLIKVSRTGTKIWDKRYGGTLNEELGGIVQTSGGGFLLGGTSASGINGEKSEVSRGGKDFWLISLDKNGTKLWDKTYGGSGEDEAYSLGKSGSEYFISGQSDSPAGFDKTRGSQGGKDFWFLKFTSTGEKIWDKRFGGILDEELRASVQTSDGGYLLAGKSFSNKSGNKTQNSQGSSDYWIVKTDADGMYQWDKRYGGSEAEELRAVIKTPDGGLLLAGKSISGVSGDRTQPSQGGADFWLVKVAPETTAIVAAREATRFTKPVNETKLSVLQAYPNPFKEQVTVNFTLPQTQTTQVKVYDSQGREITTLFQGKAQANQTYEIKWLVNKQAAGMYLLQLQTPTLRRQQKLLLTK, from the coding sequence TTGCTACTCTTATTCTTTGCTGTTAGCCCAATTCCTAGAACATCGGCTCAAACCAAAGAATGGGATAAAACCCTTGGAGGTAGTATGTCCGAGGAATTTACTTCTATAGTTGCTACGGCAGATGGGGGTTATTTACTTGGTGGAAGTTCTCCTTCAGGAGTTGGAGGCGATAAGTCTCAACCTAGTTTAGGCAATCAGGACTATTGGGTAGTAAAAGTTAATGCAAATGGAAATAAGATTTGGGACAAAACTTTTAGCAGTAATGGCAATGATTACCTTAAAGCATTAACTATTACCAAGGATGGTGGCTATTTATTAGGTGGTTATTCAGATTCTTCTACAAAAAGTGGAGATAAGAGTGAAGATGGTAAAGGAGGGCAGGACTATTGGATAGTAAAATTAGATGCCAACGGGAATAAGGTTTGGGACAAAACAATTGGCGGTGAAGAAAATGATAGATTAGAATCCGTTCAACAAATAAGTGATGGAGGGTATATTCTTGGCGGTTCTTCTTATTCGGGCGTCAGTGGAGATAAATCTGAGGATAATAAAGGCAAGCCGTGGTATACTGACTACTGGTTGGTGAAGCTAAGTGTTGACGGAACTATAGTTTGGGAAAGAACAATTGGTGGTTGGGGAAGTGATATATTATCGTTAGTGCAACAGACCAGTGACAAGGGGTATATTTTAGGTGGCTATTCAAATACTTTCAGTTGGGAAGAAACAGATTATAATTTTTGGGTAGTAAAACTGGATGACAAAGGCACCAAGATTTGGGATCAAAAATATGGCGGTACTGGACAAGATTATCTTTGCGACATAGAAACCACGCCTGATGGAGGCTATTTACTGGGAGGCCAATCCGATTCAGGTATTGAAGAAGGGAAAAGCGAAGCAAGTAAGGGAGACTATGATTACTGGGTAATCAAGATAAATAGGGATGGCACTAAGCTTTGGGATAAAACAATAGGTGGTGATGGTCCGGATTATTTTCAAGATTTCATAACCACTGCAGATGGAGGTTTCTTATTAGGAGGGCAATCCTCGTCAAATGAAGGTGGAGATAAGAGTGAGGCTTCAAATTCCAATTATGATTATTGGATTGTTAAGATAACCGGGGATGGTGTAAACATTTGGGATAAAACCTACGGTGGCAATGGAGAAGATTACTTGAGGGCGGTTATAGCTACTCCAGATCGAGGGTATTTACTTGGGGGATATTCAACTTCTGGTATAAGTGGGGACAAGAGCGAAGCTAAAAGGGGGGGGGCTGATTACTGGTTAGTGAAAGCTAAGAACTTAGATACGCCCTACAATCCGTACTGTGAGCCCGCTGTTGTTTACGGGTGTAGCGAATTTATTTATATTAATAATTTTAGTTTTAATAATTTAGTTAACAATAGTTCGGGTTGTAACGGAAAAACCAAAAGCTATATCAACTACAGTCCGATGGGTAGCTTTACTACTGTCCTTAATCGAGGTCAAACTTATAACATTAGCTTGGAGGGAGATGGAAGCAACGCGCAAAGCTATGGAGTATGGATAGATTATAACAATGACAACGATTTTGCTGATACAGGAGAATTTGTTTATAAATCTCCTTCAGCCGCATTGGGTACATTTTCCGGTACAATTACCATTCCGACAAATGTAACAGATGGATTACACCGGATGCGGGTAAGTACCAAATATTTTAATACCTTCTCCGGTTCCGAATGGTGTGGTAGTACCGATTACGGCGAAACGGAAGATTATACCATTACGGTTGCAGAACCTTTAGTGTCTAGTACTCAGTGGAATCTTCGTTACGGAGGCACAGGTAATGAAGGCTTTACCGCTATTATTAAAACTTCCGACGGTGGTTACTTATCTGGCGGTTACTCGCCTTCCAGCATCAGCGGCGACAAAACTCAAGGCAGCCAGGGCAAGAACGACTTCTGGATTGTAAAGACCGATGCCAACGGCAATAAACTTTGGGATAAAACTTACGGCGGCTCCGACCACGAATATTTAAATCGCATTATTCAAACGCAGGACGGCGGATACCTCTTAGCCGGAGTTTCCCAATCGGGCATTGGTGGCGACAAAACTCAATCTAATCGCGGCGATCGCGACTACTGGATAGTAAAAATTAGCAGTACCGGCGTAAAGCAATGGGATAAACGCTACGGCGGCAGCGGCTACGACGAACTCAAGAAAGTATTGCAACTCCCCACCGGCGAATACATTTTAGCGGGTTACAGCAACTCGCCGGCAGGGGGCGATAAAAGCCAGGGCAGCCAGGGAGGTACCGACTTCTGGTTGATAAAAGTAAGCCGTACAGGTACTAAAATCTGGGACAAACGTTACGGCGGTACGTTAAACGAAGAACTGGGCGGTATTGTGCAAACTTCCGGTGGGGGCTTCTTACTGGGCGGTACTTCGGCCTCTGGCATCAACGGCGAGAAAAGCGAAGTAAGCCGGGGCGGCAAGGACTTCTGGTTGATCAGTTTAGATAAGAACGGTACTAAACTCTGGGATAAAACCTACGGCGGCAGCGGCGAAGACGAAGCCTATTCTTTAGGTAAGAGTGGCAGTGAGTATTTTATCTCGGGCCAAAGCGACTCCCCCGCTGGCTTTGACAAAACCCGGGGCAGCCAGGGCGGCAAAGATTTCTGGTTCCTTAAATTCACCAGCACCGGCGAGAAAATCTGGGACAAGCGTTTCGGCGGTATCTTGGATGAAGAACTACGGGCTAGCGTCCAGACCAGCGATGGCGGGTATCTTTTAGCCGGTAAGTCTTTCTCGAACAAAAGCGGCAACAAAACCCAGAATAGCCAGGGATCGAGCGATTATTGGATCGTGAAAACGGATGCGGATGGTATGTACCAGTGGGATAAACGTTACGGTGGCAGCGAAGCCGAAGAACTCCGGGCTGTGATTAAAACCCCGGATGGAGGCTTGTTGCTGGCTGGTAAATCAATTTCAGGCGTGAGCGGCGATAGAACGCAGCCCAGCCAGGGCGGTGCGGATTTTTGGCTGGTGAAAGTAGCGCCGGAAACTACCGCCATAGTAGCTGCCCGAGAAGCAACAAGATTTACTAAGCCGGTAAATGAAACAAAATTAAGCGTGCTTCAAGCTTATCCGAATCCTTTTAAAGAACAGGTAACCGTTAATTTTACTTTACCGCAAACCCAAACTACCCAAGTAAAAGTATACGACAGCCAAGGCCGGGAAATTACTACTTTGTTCCAGGGCAAAGCACAGGCCAATCAAACCTATGAAATAAAATGGCTAGTCAATAAACAGGCTGCGGGCATGTACCTGCTGCAACTGCAAACTCCTACGCTGCGCCGGCAACAGAAACTGCTCTTAACTAAATAA